The Megasphaera stantonii genome includes a window with the following:
- a CDS encoding aspartate kinase produces MALIVKKFGGSSVATPDKMRAIVQRVLKGKQEGDKIVIVVSAMGDTTDELVSLAKQITSKAYGREMDMLLSTGEQVSIALMAMAFQEAGQKAISFTGAQAGIKTSDAFNKGRILDLEPNRIMEALDEGNVVVVAGFQGITGHGDITTLGRGGSDTTAVAIAGAINADVCEIYTDVDGVYTSDPRVVPNAQKMKEITYGEMLEMAKLGAGVMQPRAVEMGSRFSVPIHVRSTFSEDEGTMIQEVCSMEIKQYLIRGVASDKNVAKITVLGIPNQPGHAYKIFSMLADSHVDVDMIVQSVRVAKEGVTDITFTIARTELPAAKDILNRLREEMPVEDILVDDKMAKVSIVGAGMAGHPGIAAGMFGVLGDNHINIEIISTSEISITCLIGEESVDTAVKAIHAHFFDEH; encoded by the coding sequence TTGGCTTTAATCGTAAAGAAGTTTGGCGGCAGTTCTGTTGCGACGCCGGACAAAATGCGCGCTATTGTACAGCGTGTCTTGAAGGGCAAACAAGAGGGGGACAAAATCGTCATCGTCGTGTCGGCTATGGGGGATACGACAGACGAATTGGTTTCGTTGGCAAAACAGATAACGTCAAAAGCATATGGACGTGAAATGGATATGCTCCTTTCGACGGGCGAACAGGTATCGATTGCCTTGATGGCTATGGCGTTCCAGGAAGCCGGCCAGAAGGCGATTTCCTTTACGGGCGCCCAGGCAGGCATCAAGACGAGCGACGCCTTTAATAAGGGCCGTATTTTGGATTTAGAACCGAACCGCATTATGGAAGCGCTGGACGAAGGCAACGTCGTTGTCGTCGCAGGATTCCAGGGCATTACGGGCCACGGCGATATTACGACCTTGGGCCGCGGCGGCTCGGATACGACGGCTGTCGCCATTGCCGGTGCGATCAACGCCGACGTGTGCGAAATTTATACGGACGTAGACGGCGTATATACGTCGGACCCCCGCGTCGTTCCCAACGCGCAGAAAATGAAGGAAATCACGTATGGCGAAATGCTGGAAATGGCAAAGCTCGGCGCCGGCGTCATGCAGCCCCGGGCCGTTGAAATGGGAAGCCGCTTCAGCGTTCCCATCCACGTACGCTCTACGTTTTCGGAAGATGAAGGCACTATGATTCAGGAGGTTTGCTCAATGGAAATTAAACAGTATTTGATTCGCGGCGTCGCTTCGGATAAAAATGTAGCTAAGATTACGGTATTAGGCATCCCCAATCAGCCGGGACATGCCTATAAGATTTTCTCGATGCTGGCCGACAGCCATGTCGACGTCGATATGATCGTGCAGAGCGTCCGCGTCGCTAAGGAAGGCGTTACGGATATTACCTTTACGATTGCCCGCACGGAATTGCCGGCTGCGAAGGATATTCTGAACCGCCTGCGCGAAGAAATGCCGGTCGAAGATATCCTCGTCGACGACAAGATGGCCAAGGTTTCCATCGTCGGCGCCGGTATGGCCGGCCATCCGGGAATTGCCGCCGGCATGTTCGGCGTATTGGGGGACAACCATATCAACATCGAAATCATTTCCACGTCTGAAATCAGCATTACCTGCCTGATTGGCGAAGAAAGCGTCGATACGGCCGTCAAGGCGATCCACGCCCATTTCTTTGACGAACACTGA